A region from the Benincasa hispida cultivar B227 chromosome 12, ASM972705v1, whole genome shotgun sequence genome encodes:
- the LOC120067211 gene encoding transcription factor SRM1-like produces the protein MTVDEAGSSSLWSLEQDKAFENALASHPEDDSDRWEKIAVDVPGKTVEEIKHHYELLVEDVNLIESGCVPLPSYSSSSDGSASHAGDEGTTKKNGHFGHCNGDSNHGSKTSRSDQERRKGIAWTEDEHRLFLLGLDKYGKGDWRSISRNFVVTRTPTQVASHAQKYFIRLNSMNKERRRSSIHDITSVTNGDISATQGPITGQANGSGATPSGKPTKQPQSAAGPPGVGMYSGPTMGQPVGSPLVSAVGTPVSLPAPAHMAYGVRAPVPGTVVPGAPVNMGPMTYPMPHTSAHR, from the exons ATGACTGTTGATGAAGCAGGAAGTAGCTCCTTGTGGAGTCTAGAACAGGACAAGGCATTTGAGAATGCACTTGCAAGTCATCCCGAGGATGATTCGGATCGGTGGGAGAAAATTGCAGTCGATGTACCAGGGAAAACCGTAGAAGAGATTAAACATCACTATGAGCTTTTAGTTGAGGATGTTAATCTAATTGAATCGGGTTGTGTGCCTCTCCCTTCCTATAGTTCTTCTTCAGATGGTTCAGCTAGCCATGCTGGTGATGAAGGAACAACTAAGAAGAATGGTCATTTTGGGCACTGTAATGGTGATTCAAATCATGGAAGTAAGACTTCGAGGTCAGATCAAGAACGCCGTAAAGGGATTGCTTGGACAGAGGATGAACACAG ATTGTTTCTACTTGGTCTCGATAAATACGGGAAAGGAGACTGGCGGAGTATATCCCGAAACTTTGTTGTGACAAGAACACCAACACAAGTGGCAAGCCATGCACAAAAATACTTCATCCGTTTGAACTCGATGAACAAAGAAAGGAGGCGGTCCAGCATCCACGATATTACCAGTGTTACGAACGGAGATATCTCGGCCACTCAAGGGCCGATCACTGGTCAAGCAAATGGCTCTGGAGCAACTCCCTCTGGGAAACCAACAAAACAGCCTCAATCTGCAGCTGGTCCTCCTGGTGTGGGAATGTATAGTGGTCCAACAATGGGGCAGCCAGTGGGCAGTCCGCTCGTCTCAGCTGTTGGCACCCCTGTCAGTCTTCCTGCTCCTGCTCATATGGCATATGGAGTCCGAGCTCCAGTGCCCGGCACGGTGGTTCCCGGTGCACCTGTAAACATGGGTCCGATGACATATCCAATGCCTCACACATCTGCTCATAGGTAA